In Canis lupus dingo isolate Sandy chromosome 12, ASM325472v2, whole genome shotgun sequence, the following proteins share a genomic window:
- the CCHCR1 gene encoding coiled-coil alpha-helical rod protein 1 isoform X6 gives MWPHSSGPRPWASALIGKDPGVMAWWCLDGLPEGLAEPWRKLWRLGSQPLHCVPPFSPPARKGRGRRNLKKRGNIDGWTQNLETSDNVEMFQPSGSTGLIPPSHFQAHPLPTVPRMAPTWVSDIPLVQTSAHQDVSERRPDNQRPQVITWEQDVSGNGQELGRRGRSVEIEGSQALSQQAELISRQLQELRRLEEEVRVLRETSLQQKMKLEAQAMELEALARAEKAGRAEAEGLRAALAGAEVVRKNLEEGSQRELEEIKRLHQEQLLSLTQAHQEALSSLTSKAEGLEKSLNSLETRRAGEAKELAVAQREAELLQKQLSKTEEDLEAQVTLVENLRRYVGEQVPPEVHSQTWESERQELLETVQHLREDRDGLHTTAELLQVRVQSLMHILAMQEEELTRKVQPADSLEPEFSRKCQALLKRWREKVFALMVQLKAQELEHRGCVAQLKGQVAELQEGAVAQSQEQAILQRSLQDKAAEVEVERMSTKALQLELSRAQEAQRRRQQHTATAEEQLRLVANFVSSFQTWLQSTMAEVEGAAARLPCLSSRVSYAVRRVHTIRGLMARKLALAQLRQESCPPAPPATHMSLELEQLREERNRLDAELQLSAHIIQQEVGRAREQGEAERQQLSEVAQQLEQELQRTQESLASVGLQLEAARQGQQESTEEAANLRQELTQQQELYGQALQEKVAEVETRLREQLLETERRLNEARREHGKADRQREKQAPHWEPDVGLNSGSWDHALSQRQVPNC, from the exons ATGTGGCCACATTCATCTGGGCCCAGGCCTTGGGCCAGTGCTTTAATAGGGAAGGACCCAGGAGTCATGGCTTGGTGGTGTCTGGATGGGCTTCCAGAAGGCCTTGCTGAGCCATGGAGAAAACTCTGGAGATTGGGCTCACAGCCCCTGCACTGCGTACCTCCTTTCTCACCTCCGGCAAGGAAAGGCAGAGGCCGTAGAAACTTAAAGAAGAGG GGAAACATAGATGGCTGGACACAGAATCTAGAGACTTCAGATAATGTGGAGATGTTTCAACCTTCAG GTTCCACTGGGTTGATTCCCCCATCCCACTTCCAAGCTCATCCCCTTCCAACTGTACCAAGAATGGCTCCCACCTGGGTTTCAGACATTCCCCTGGTCCAAACCTCAGCCCATCAAGATGTCTCAGAGAGGCGGCCAGACAACCAGAGACCTCAAGTGATCACGTGGGAACAGGATGTTTCTGGCAATGGGCAGGAGCTGGGGCGGAGAGGCAG GTCTGTGGAGATAGAGGGGTCACAGGCCCTGAGCCAGCAGGCTGAGCTGATCTCTCGGCAGCTGCAAGAGCTGCGGCGGCTTGAGGAGGAGGTCCGAGTCCTGCGGGAGACCTCATTGCAGCAGAAGATGAAGCTGGAGGCCCAGGCCATGGAGCTGGAGGCTCTGGCACGGGCGGAGAAGGCTGGTCGGGCTGAGGCTGAGGGCCTGCGTGCTGCCTTGGCTGGGGCTGAGGTTGTCCGAAAGAACCTGGAAGAAGGGAGCCAGCGGGAACTGGAAGAGATTAAGAGGCTGCACCAGGAGCAG CTCTTGTCCTTGACACAGGCACACCAGGAGGCTCTTTCCAGTTTGACCAGCAAAGCTGAGGGCTTGGAGAAATCTCTGAATAGTCTGGAAACTAGGAGGGCAGGGGAAGCCAAGGAGCTGGCTGTGGCCCAGAGAGAGGCCGAGTTGCTACAGAAGCAGCTGAG CAAGACCGAAGAAGACTTAGAGGCACAAGTGACCTTGGTTGAGAATTTAAGGAGATATGTGGGGGAGCAAGTCCCTCCTGAGGTCCACAGCCAGACCTGGGAATCGGAGCGACAGGAGCTTCTAGAAACAGTGCAA CACTTGCGGGAGGACCGGGATGGCCTGCACACCACGGCGGAGCTGCTGCAGGTGCGTGTGCAGAGCCTCATGCACATTCTTGCCATGCAGGAGGAGGAGCTGACCAGGAAG GTCCAGCCTGCAGACTCCCTGGAGCCCGAGTTCAGCAggaagtgccaggccctgctgAAGCGCTGGCGGGAGAAGGTGTTTGCCCTCATGGTGCAGCTGAAGGCCCAAGAGCTGGAGCACAGAGGATGTGTGGCGCAGCTGAAGGGACAG gtGGCAGAGCTCCAGGAGGGAGCTGTGGCCCAGAGCCAGGAGCAGGCCATCCTGCAGCGCTCCCTACAGGACAAAGCcgcagaggtggaggtggagcgGATGAGCACCAAG GCCCTGCAGCTAGAGCTCAGCCGTGCTCAGGAGGCCCAGCGCCGGAGGCAGCAGCACACAGCCACAGCCGAGGAGCAGCTGAGGCTTGTGGCCAATTTTGTCAGCAG CTTTCAGACCTGGCTCCAGAGCACCATGGCTGAAGTGGAAGGGGCTGCAGCCCGGCTGCCCTGCCTCAGCAGCCGAGTCAGCTATGCCGTCCGCAGGGTCCACACGATTCGGG GCCTGATGGCTCGAAAACTGGCCCTTGCTCAGCTGCGCCAGGAGAG ctgccccccagccccgccagcCACACACATGAGCCTTGAGTTGGAGCAGCTGCGGGAAGAACGGAACCGCCTGGATGCAGAGCTGCAGCTGAGTGCCCACATCATCCAGCAGGAGGTGGGCCGGGCCCGGGAGCAAG GGGAGGCGGAGCGGCAGCAGCTGAGTGAGGTCGCCCAGCAGCTAGAGCAGGAGCTGCAAcgcacccaggagtccctggctAGTGTGGGGCTGCAGCTGGAGGCTGCTCGCCAGGGCCAGcaggagagcacagaggaggcTGCCAATCTCCGGCAGGAACTGACCCAGCAGCAGGAGCTCTATGGGCAAG ctctgcaAGAGAAGGTGGCTGAAGTGGAAACCAGGCTGCGGGAACAGCTCTTAGAAACAGAGAGGAGACTGAATGAGGCTCGGAGGGAGCATGGCAAGGCAG acaggcagagagagaagcaggctccccactgggagcctgatgtgggactcaattccggatcctgggatcacgccctgagccaaaggcaggtgcccaactgctga
- the CCHCR1 gene encoding coiled-coil alpha-helical rod protein 1 isoform X8, which translates to MWPHSSGPRPWASALIGKDPGVMAWWCLDGLPEGLAEPWRKLWRLGSQPLHCVPPFSPPARKGRGRRNLKKRGNIDGWTQNLETSDNVEMFQPSGSTGLIPPSHFQAHPLPTVPRMAPTWVSDIPLVQTSAHQDVSERRPDNQRPQVITWEQDVSGNGQELGRRGRSVEIEGSQALSQQAELISRQLQELRRLEEEVRVLRETSLQQKMKLEAQAMELEALARAEKAGRAEAEGLRAALAGAEVVRKNLEEGSQRELEEIKRLHQEQLLSLTQAHQEALSSLTSKAEGLEKSLNSLETRRAGEAKELAVAQREAELLQKQLSKTEEDLEAQVTLVENLRRYVGEQVPPEVHSQTWESERQELLETVQHLREDRDGLHTTAELLQVRVQSLMHILAMQEEELTRKVQPADSLEPEFSRKCQALLKRWREKVFALMVQLKAQELEHRGCVAQLKGQVAELQEGAVAQSQEQAILQRSLQDKAAEVEVERMSTKALQLELSRAQEAQRRRQQHTATAEEQLRLVANFVSSFQTWLQSTMAEVEGAAARLPCLSSRVSYAVRRVHTIRGLMARKLALAQLRQESCPPAPPATHMSLELEQLREERNRLDAELQLSAHIIQQEVGRAREQGEAERQQLSEVAQQLEQELQRTQESLASVGLQLEAARQGQQESTEEAANLRQELTQQQELYGQALQEKVAEVETRLREQLLETERRLNEARREHGKAGRERSRLPTGSLMWDSIPDPGITP; encoded by the exons ATGTGGCCACATTCATCTGGGCCCAGGCCTTGGGCCAGTGCTTTAATAGGGAAGGACCCAGGAGTCATGGCTTGGTGGTGTCTGGATGGGCTTCCAGAAGGCCTTGCTGAGCCATGGAGAAAACTCTGGAGATTGGGCTCACAGCCCCTGCACTGCGTACCTCCTTTCTCACCTCCGGCAAGGAAAGGCAGAGGCCGTAGAAACTTAAAGAAGAGG GGAAACATAGATGGCTGGACACAGAATCTAGAGACTTCAGATAATGTGGAGATGTTTCAACCTTCAG GTTCCACTGGGTTGATTCCCCCATCCCACTTCCAAGCTCATCCCCTTCCAACTGTACCAAGAATGGCTCCCACCTGGGTTTCAGACATTCCCCTGGTCCAAACCTCAGCCCATCAAGATGTCTCAGAGAGGCGGCCAGACAACCAGAGACCTCAAGTGATCACGTGGGAACAGGATGTTTCTGGCAATGGGCAGGAGCTGGGGCGGAGAGGCAG GTCTGTGGAGATAGAGGGGTCACAGGCCCTGAGCCAGCAGGCTGAGCTGATCTCTCGGCAGCTGCAAGAGCTGCGGCGGCTTGAGGAGGAGGTCCGAGTCCTGCGGGAGACCTCATTGCAGCAGAAGATGAAGCTGGAGGCCCAGGCCATGGAGCTGGAGGCTCTGGCACGGGCGGAGAAGGCTGGTCGGGCTGAGGCTGAGGGCCTGCGTGCTGCCTTGGCTGGGGCTGAGGTTGTCCGAAAGAACCTGGAAGAAGGGAGCCAGCGGGAACTGGAAGAGATTAAGAGGCTGCACCAGGAGCAG CTCTTGTCCTTGACACAGGCACACCAGGAGGCTCTTTCCAGTTTGACCAGCAAAGCTGAGGGCTTGGAGAAATCTCTGAATAGTCTGGAAACTAGGAGGGCAGGGGAAGCCAAGGAGCTGGCTGTGGCCCAGAGAGAGGCCGAGTTGCTACAGAAGCAGCTGAG CAAGACCGAAGAAGACTTAGAGGCACAAGTGACCTTGGTTGAGAATTTAAGGAGATATGTGGGGGAGCAAGTCCCTCCTGAGGTCCACAGCCAGACCTGGGAATCGGAGCGACAGGAGCTTCTAGAAACAGTGCAA CACTTGCGGGAGGACCGGGATGGCCTGCACACCACGGCGGAGCTGCTGCAGGTGCGTGTGCAGAGCCTCATGCACATTCTTGCCATGCAGGAGGAGGAGCTGACCAGGAAG GTCCAGCCTGCAGACTCCCTGGAGCCCGAGTTCAGCAggaagtgccaggccctgctgAAGCGCTGGCGGGAGAAGGTGTTTGCCCTCATGGTGCAGCTGAAGGCCCAAGAGCTGGAGCACAGAGGATGTGTGGCGCAGCTGAAGGGACAG gtGGCAGAGCTCCAGGAGGGAGCTGTGGCCCAGAGCCAGGAGCAGGCCATCCTGCAGCGCTCCCTACAGGACAAAGCcgcagaggtggaggtggagcgGATGAGCACCAAG GCCCTGCAGCTAGAGCTCAGCCGTGCTCAGGAGGCCCAGCGCCGGAGGCAGCAGCACACAGCCACAGCCGAGGAGCAGCTGAGGCTTGTGGCCAATTTTGTCAGCAG CTTTCAGACCTGGCTCCAGAGCACCATGGCTGAAGTGGAAGGGGCTGCAGCCCGGCTGCCCTGCCTCAGCAGCCGAGTCAGCTATGCCGTCCGCAGGGTCCACACGATTCGGG GCCTGATGGCTCGAAAACTGGCCCTTGCTCAGCTGCGCCAGGAGAG ctgccccccagccccgccagcCACACACATGAGCCTTGAGTTGGAGCAGCTGCGGGAAGAACGGAACCGCCTGGATGCAGAGCTGCAGCTGAGTGCCCACATCATCCAGCAGGAGGTGGGCCGGGCCCGGGAGCAAG GGGAGGCGGAGCGGCAGCAGCTGAGTGAGGTCGCCCAGCAGCTAGAGCAGGAGCTGCAAcgcacccaggagtccctggctAGTGTGGGGCTGCAGCTGGAGGCTGCTCGCCAGGGCCAGcaggagagcacagaggaggcTGCCAATCTCCGGCAGGAACTGACCCAGCAGCAGGAGCTCTATGGGCAAG ctctgcaAGAGAAGGTGGCTGAAGTGGAAACCAGGCTGCGGGAACAGCTCTTAGAAACAGAGAGGAGACTGAATGAGGCTCGGAGGGAGCATGGCAAGGCAG gcagagagagaagcaggctccccactgggagcctgatgtgggactcaattccggatcctgggatcacgccctga
- the CCHCR1 gene encoding coiled-coil alpha-helical rod protein 1 isoform X4, whose product MWPHSSGPRPWASALIGKDPGVMAWWCLDGLPEGLAEPWRKLWRLGSQPLHCVPPFSPPARKGRGRRNLKKRGNIDGWTQNLETSDNVEMFQPSGSTGLIPPSHFQAHPLPTVPRMAPTWVSDIPLVQTSAHQDVSERRPDNQRPQVITWEQDVSGNGQELGRRGRSVEIEGSQALSQQAELISRQLQELRRLEEEVRVLRETSLQQKMKLEAQAMELEALARAEKAGRAEAEGLRAALAGAEVVRKNLEEGSQRELEEIKRLHQEQLLSLTQAHQEALSSLTSKAEGLEKSLNSLETRRAGEAKELAVAQREAELLQKQLSKTEEDLEAQVTLVENLRRYVGEQVPPEVHSQTWESERQELLETVQEEELTRKVQPADSLEPEFSRKCQALLKRWREKVFALMVQLKAQELEHRGCVAQLKGQVAELQEGAVAQSQEQAILQRSLQDKAAEVEVERMSTKALQLELSRAQEAQRRRQQHTATAEEQLRLVANFVSSFQTWLQSTMAEVEGAAARLPCLSSRVSYAVRRVHTIRGLMARKLALAQLRQESCPPAPPATHMSLELEQLREERNRLDAELQLSAHIIQQEVGRAREQGEAERQQLSEVAQQLEQELQRTQESLASVGLQLEAARQGQQESTEEAANLRQELTQQQELYGQALQEKVAEVETRLREQLLETERRLNEARREHGKAVVSLRQMQRKATWEKERNQELRRLQDEARKEEGLRLTQRLQELERDKNVMLATLQQEGLLSRYKQQRLLAVLPSLLDKGKSVESSPRDPGSSAAVPLAAPTTRESIKGSLSVLLSDLQGLSEAISKEEAISQGGNPNCPAPVCG is encoded by the exons ATGTGGCCACATTCATCTGGGCCCAGGCCTTGGGCCAGTGCTTTAATAGGGAAGGACCCAGGAGTCATGGCTTGGTGGTGTCTGGATGGGCTTCCAGAAGGCCTTGCTGAGCCATGGAGAAAACTCTGGAGATTGGGCTCACAGCCCCTGCACTGCGTACCTCCTTTCTCACCTCCGGCAAGGAAAGGCAGAGGCCGTAGAAACTTAAAGAAGAGG GGAAACATAGATGGCTGGACACAGAATCTAGAGACTTCAGATAATGTGGAGATGTTTCAACCTTCAG GTTCCACTGGGTTGATTCCCCCATCCCACTTCCAAGCTCATCCCCTTCCAACTGTACCAAGAATGGCTCCCACCTGGGTTTCAGACATTCCCCTGGTCCAAACCTCAGCCCATCAAGATGTCTCAGAGAGGCGGCCAGACAACCAGAGACCTCAAGTGATCACGTGGGAACAGGATGTTTCTGGCAATGGGCAGGAGCTGGGGCGGAGAGGCAG GTCTGTGGAGATAGAGGGGTCACAGGCCCTGAGCCAGCAGGCTGAGCTGATCTCTCGGCAGCTGCAAGAGCTGCGGCGGCTTGAGGAGGAGGTCCGAGTCCTGCGGGAGACCTCATTGCAGCAGAAGATGAAGCTGGAGGCCCAGGCCATGGAGCTGGAGGCTCTGGCACGGGCGGAGAAGGCTGGTCGGGCTGAGGCTGAGGGCCTGCGTGCTGCCTTGGCTGGGGCTGAGGTTGTCCGAAAGAACCTGGAAGAAGGGAGCCAGCGGGAACTGGAAGAGATTAAGAGGCTGCACCAGGAGCAG CTCTTGTCCTTGACACAGGCACACCAGGAGGCTCTTTCCAGTTTGACCAGCAAAGCTGAGGGCTTGGAGAAATCTCTGAATAGTCTGGAAACTAGGAGGGCAGGGGAAGCCAAGGAGCTGGCTGTGGCCCAGAGAGAGGCCGAGTTGCTACAGAAGCAGCTGAG CAAGACCGAAGAAGACTTAGAGGCACAAGTGACCTTGGTTGAGAATTTAAGGAGATATGTGGGGGAGCAAGTCCCTCCTGAGGTCCACAGCCAGACCTGGGAATCGGAGCGACAGGAGCTTCTAGAAACAGTGCAA GAGGAGGAGCTGACCAGGAAG GTCCAGCCTGCAGACTCCCTGGAGCCCGAGTTCAGCAggaagtgccaggccctgctgAAGCGCTGGCGGGAGAAGGTGTTTGCCCTCATGGTGCAGCTGAAGGCCCAAGAGCTGGAGCACAGAGGATGTGTGGCGCAGCTGAAGGGACAG gtGGCAGAGCTCCAGGAGGGAGCTGTGGCCCAGAGCCAGGAGCAGGCCATCCTGCAGCGCTCCCTACAGGACAAAGCcgcagaggtggaggtggagcgGATGAGCACCAAG GCCCTGCAGCTAGAGCTCAGCCGTGCTCAGGAGGCCCAGCGCCGGAGGCAGCAGCACACAGCCACAGCCGAGGAGCAGCTGAGGCTTGTGGCCAATTTTGTCAGCAG CTTTCAGACCTGGCTCCAGAGCACCATGGCTGAAGTGGAAGGGGCTGCAGCCCGGCTGCCCTGCCTCAGCAGCCGAGTCAGCTATGCCGTCCGCAGGGTCCACACGATTCGGG GCCTGATGGCTCGAAAACTGGCCCTTGCTCAGCTGCGCCAGGAGAG ctgccccccagccccgccagcCACACACATGAGCCTTGAGTTGGAGCAGCTGCGGGAAGAACGGAACCGCCTGGATGCAGAGCTGCAGCTGAGTGCCCACATCATCCAGCAGGAGGTGGGCCGGGCCCGGGAGCAAG GGGAGGCGGAGCGGCAGCAGCTGAGTGAGGTCGCCCAGCAGCTAGAGCAGGAGCTGCAAcgcacccaggagtccctggctAGTGTGGGGCTGCAGCTGGAGGCTGCTCGCCAGGGCCAGcaggagagcacagaggaggcTGCCAATCTCCGGCAGGAACTGACCCAGCAGCAGGAGCTCTATGGGCAAG ctctgcaAGAGAAGGTGGCTGAAGTGGAAACCAGGCTGCGGGAACAGCTCTTAGAAACAGAGAGGAGACTGAATGAGGCTCGGAGGGAGCATGGCAAGGCAG TGGTCTCCCTGCGCCAGATGCAGCGCAAAGCCACCTGGGAGAAGGAGCGGAACCAGGAGCTCAGGCGCCTGCAAGATGAGGCCCGGAAGGAGGAGGGGCTGCGGCTGACCCAGCGCCTGCAGGAGCTAGAGAGGGACAAGAACGTTATGCTG GCCACCTTGCAGCAGGAGGGTCTCCTCTCCCGTTACAAGCAGCAGCGACTATTGGcagttcttccttccctcctggaTAAGGGAAAGTCTGTGGAGTCCAGCCCCAGGGACCCAGGGTCTTCAGCAGCTGTGCCTCTGGCAGCACCCACCACCAGGGAGTCCATAAAAG GATCCCTCTCTGTCCTGCTCAGTGATCTGCAGGGCCTGAGTGAGGCCATTTCCAAAGAGGAAGCTATTTCTCAAGGAGGCAACCCGAACTGTCCTGCTCCAGTGTGTGGCTGA
- the CCHCR1 gene encoding coiled-coil alpha-helical rod protein 1 isoform X1, producing MWPHSSGPRPWASALIGKDPGVMAWWCLDGLPEGLAEPWRKLWRLGSQPLHCVPPFSPPARKGRGRRNLKKRGNIDGWTQNLETSDNVEMFQPSGSTGLIPPSHFQAHPLPTVPRMAPTWVSDIPLVQTSAHQDVSERRPDNQRPQVITWEQDVSGNGQELGRRGRSVEIEGSQALSQQAELISRQLQELRRLEEEVRVLRETSLQQKMKLEAQAMELEALARAEKAGRAEAEGLRAALAGAEVVRKNLEEGSQRELEEIKRLHQEQLLSLTQAHQEALSSLTSKAEGLEKSLNSLETRRAGEAKELAVAQREAELLQKQLSKTEEDLEAQVTLVENLRRYVGEQVPPEVHSQTWESERQELLETVQHLREDRDGLHTTAELLQVRVQSLMHILAMQEEELTRKVQPADSLEPEFSRKCQALLKRWREKVFALMVQLKAQELEHRGCVAQLKGQVAELQEGAVAQSQEQAILQRSLQDKAAEVEVERMSTKALQLELSRAQEAQRRRQQHTATAEEQLRLVANFVSSFQTWLQSTMAEVEGAAARLPCLSSRVSYAVRRVHTIRGLMARKLALAQLRQESCPPAPPATHMSLELEQLREERNRLDAELQLSAHIIQQEVGRAREQGEAERQQLSEVAQQLEQELQRTQESLASVGLQLEAARQGQQESTEEAANLRQELTQQQELYGQALQEKVAEVETRLREQLLETERRLNEARREHGKAVVSLRQMQRKATWEKERNQELRRLQDEARKEEGLRLTQRLQELERDKNVMLATLQQEGLLSRYKQQRLLAVLPSLLDKGKSVESSPRDPGSSAAVPLAAPTTRESIKGSLSVLLSDLQGLSEAISKEEAISQGGNPNCPAPVCG from the exons ATGTGGCCACATTCATCTGGGCCCAGGCCTTGGGCCAGTGCTTTAATAGGGAAGGACCCAGGAGTCATGGCTTGGTGGTGTCTGGATGGGCTTCCAGAAGGCCTTGCTGAGCCATGGAGAAAACTCTGGAGATTGGGCTCACAGCCCCTGCACTGCGTACCTCCTTTCTCACCTCCGGCAAGGAAAGGCAGAGGCCGTAGAAACTTAAAGAAGAGG GGAAACATAGATGGCTGGACACAGAATCTAGAGACTTCAGATAATGTGGAGATGTTTCAACCTTCAG GTTCCACTGGGTTGATTCCCCCATCCCACTTCCAAGCTCATCCCCTTCCAACTGTACCAAGAATGGCTCCCACCTGGGTTTCAGACATTCCCCTGGTCCAAACCTCAGCCCATCAAGATGTCTCAGAGAGGCGGCCAGACAACCAGAGACCTCAAGTGATCACGTGGGAACAGGATGTTTCTGGCAATGGGCAGGAGCTGGGGCGGAGAGGCAG GTCTGTGGAGATAGAGGGGTCACAGGCCCTGAGCCAGCAGGCTGAGCTGATCTCTCGGCAGCTGCAAGAGCTGCGGCGGCTTGAGGAGGAGGTCCGAGTCCTGCGGGAGACCTCATTGCAGCAGAAGATGAAGCTGGAGGCCCAGGCCATGGAGCTGGAGGCTCTGGCACGGGCGGAGAAGGCTGGTCGGGCTGAGGCTGAGGGCCTGCGTGCTGCCTTGGCTGGGGCTGAGGTTGTCCGAAAGAACCTGGAAGAAGGGAGCCAGCGGGAACTGGAAGAGATTAAGAGGCTGCACCAGGAGCAG CTCTTGTCCTTGACACAGGCACACCAGGAGGCTCTTTCCAGTTTGACCAGCAAAGCTGAGGGCTTGGAGAAATCTCTGAATAGTCTGGAAACTAGGAGGGCAGGGGAAGCCAAGGAGCTGGCTGTGGCCCAGAGAGAGGCCGAGTTGCTACAGAAGCAGCTGAG CAAGACCGAAGAAGACTTAGAGGCACAAGTGACCTTGGTTGAGAATTTAAGGAGATATGTGGGGGAGCAAGTCCCTCCTGAGGTCCACAGCCAGACCTGGGAATCGGAGCGACAGGAGCTTCTAGAAACAGTGCAA CACTTGCGGGAGGACCGGGATGGCCTGCACACCACGGCGGAGCTGCTGCAGGTGCGTGTGCAGAGCCTCATGCACATTCTTGCCATGCAGGAGGAGGAGCTGACCAGGAAG GTCCAGCCTGCAGACTCCCTGGAGCCCGAGTTCAGCAggaagtgccaggccctgctgAAGCGCTGGCGGGAGAAGGTGTTTGCCCTCATGGTGCAGCTGAAGGCCCAAGAGCTGGAGCACAGAGGATGTGTGGCGCAGCTGAAGGGACAG gtGGCAGAGCTCCAGGAGGGAGCTGTGGCCCAGAGCCAGGAGCAGGCCATCCTGCAGCGCTCCCTACAGGACAAAGCcgcagaggtggaggtggagcgGATGAGCACCAAG GCCCTGCAGCTAGAGCTCAGCCGTGCTCAGGAGGCCCAGCGCCGGAGGCAGCAGCACACAGCCACAGCCGAGGAGCAGCTGAGGCTTGTGGCCAATTTTGTCAGCAG CTTTCAGACCTGGCTCCAGAGCACCATGGCTGAAGTGGAAGGGGCTGCAGCCCGGCTGCCCTGCCTCAGCAGCCGAGTCAGCTATGCCGTCCGCAGGGTCCACACGATTCGGG GCCTGATGGCTCGAAAACTGGCCCTTGCTCAGCTGCGCCAGGAGAG ctgccccccagccccgccagcCACACACATGAGCCTTGAGTTGGAGCAGCTGCGGGAAGAACGGAACCGCCTGGATGCAGAGCTGCAGCTGAGTGCCCACATCATCCAGCAGGAGGTGGGCCGGGCCCGGGAGCAAG GGGAGGCGGAGCGGCAGCAGCTGAGTGAGGTCGCCCAGCAGCTAGAGCAGGAGCTGCAAcgcacccaggagtccctggctAGTGTGGGGCTGCAGCTGGAGGCTGCTCGCCAGGGCCAGcaggagagcacagaggaggcTGCCAATCTCCGGCAGGAACTGACCCAGCAGCAGGAGCTCTATGGGCAAG ctctgcaAGAGAAGGTGGCTGAAGTGGAAACCAGGCTGCGGGAACAGCTCTTAGAAACAGAGAGGAGACTGAATGAGGCTCGGAGGGAGCATGGCAAGGCAG TGGTCTCCCTGCGCCAGATGCAGCGCAAAGCCACCTGGGAGAAGGAGCGGAACCAGGAGCTCAGGCGCCTGCAAGATGAGGCCCGGAAGGAGGAGGGGCTGCGGCTGACCCAGCGCCTGCAGGAGCTAGAGAGGGACAAGAACGTTATGCTG GCCACCTTGCAGCAGGAGGGTCTCCTCTCCCGTTACAAGCAGCAGCGACTATTGGcagttcttccttccctcctggaTAAGGGAAAGTCTGTGGAGTCCAGCCCCAGGGACCCAGGGTCTTCAGCAGCTGTGCCTCTGGCAGCACCCACCACCAGGGAGTCCATAAAAG GATCCCTCTCTGTCCTGCTCAGTGATCTGCAGGGCCTGAGTGAGGCCATTTCCAAAGAGGAAGCTATTTCTCAAGGAGGCAACCCGAACTGTCCTGCTCCAGTGTGTGGCTGA